In one window of Miscanthus floridulus cultivar M001 chromosome 12, ASM1932011v1, whole genome shotgun sequence DNA:
- the LOC136495746 gene encoding uncharacterized protein, giving the protein MDAYCQEVQWLEDKFDSLELNHIPRRLYEAADALTKAVSGREPVPTSVFASDQHKPSVRYEGSDRAEDGLSNLASRANPLAIPFDPEVMEIEEDPAVEPDPLDDWRTPYLDYLLRDMLPTDKTEARWLARHAKSFVLEEGELYRRSHTRILQLCILGEQGRLLLSDIHGGVCGHHAASRTLVGNASRQGFYWPTAVTDAEQIIRTCEVC; this is encoded by the coding sequence atggatgcatactgccaagaagtccaatggctggaggacaagttcgacagcCTCGAACttaatcacatcccgaggcgccTCTACGAGGCGGCGGACGCACTCAcaaaggctgtgtccggtcgagagcCGGTACCAACAagtgtcttcgccagtgaccaacacaaaccctcggtgcgcTACGAAGGCTCAGACCGGGCCGAGGACGGCCTGTCTAATCTGGCCTCGAGGGCTAACCCACTGGCTATTCCGttcgaccctgaggtcatggagattGAAGAGGATCCGGCTGTAGAGCCTGACCCCCTAGATGACTGGAGAAcgccctacctcgactacctcctccgcgacaTGCTGCCAACGGACAAGACGGAGgcccgatggctcgcacgtcatgccaagtccttcgtccttgaagagggtgaactctacagacggagccacactaggatcctacagctATGCATCCTTGGTGAACAGGGAAGACTtttgctgagcgacatccacggtggcgtctgcggtcaccatgccgcgtcaaggaccttggttggaaacgcatcccgacaaggcttctactggcccactgcagtaacTGACGCTGAGCAAATCATACGCACCTGTGAAGtgtgttag